One genomic region from Mangifera indica cultivar Alphonso chromosome 17, CATAS_Mindica_2.1, whole genome shotgun sequence encodes:
- the LOC123200018 gene encoding probable caffeoyl-CoA O-methyltransferase At4g26220 isoform X4, with product MENQKNHPLPLSKGLLRTEDLYTYILETSVYPREAEPLKEIRDVTFGHPQARMSTAPDAGQLIAILLKLLNPKKTIEIGVYTGYSLLLTAVNIPGDGQVSNLPTLYENEIELSNSTHKDLQIIAIDPDREAYEIGLPVIQKARVDHKIKFIESEALAVLDTILENCRVKMKGNLIMHTWMQTKEITGITMRG from the exons ATGGAGAACCAAAAAAATCACCCACTACCTCTTTCTAAAGGATTACTTCGAACTGAAGACTTGTACACA TATATTTTGGAAACCAGTGTGTATCCCCGAGAAGCAGAGCCCCTCAAGGAGATAAGAGATGTTACTTTTGGCCATCCACA GGCTAGAATGAGTACTGCACCGGATGCAGGTCAGCTCATAGCCATCCTCTTGAAGCTACTTAATCCCAAGAAAACAATCGAAATTGGGGTTTATACTGGATATTCTCTTCTCCTCACTGCCGTCAACATTCCTGGTGATGGCCAGGTAAGTAATCTGCCTACTCTGtatgaaaatgaaatagaactgtcaaattcaacccataaAGATTTGCAGATTATCGCCATTGATCCAGATCGTGAAGCATATGAGATAGGTTTACCAGTGATTCAAAAAGCTAGAGTTGATCACAAGATAAAGTTCATAGAATCCGAGGCTCTGGCAGTTCTTGATACAATACTAGAAAAT TGCAGGGTGAAAATGAAGGGCAATTTGATTATGCATACGTGGATGCAGACAAAGGAAATTACCGGAATTACCATGAGAGGCTGA
- the LOC123200959 gene encoding probable caffeoyl-CoA O-methyltransferase At4g26220, giving the protein MENHKNHPPTLSKGLLQTEDLYRYILETSVYPREAEPLKEIRDVTFGHPMAIMSTAPDAGQLIAILLKLLKPKKIIEIGVYTGYSLLLTAGNIPSDAQIIAIDPDREAYEIGLPVIQKARVDHKIKFIESEALAVLDTILENGENEGQFDYAYVDADKGNYRNYHERLMKLLKVGGVCVYDNTLWGGTVAMAEEQTPELMKAERKTILEFNKALAADPRVQLSHVPLGDGISICRRIY; this is encoded by the exons ATGGAGAACCACAAAAATCACCCACCAACTCTTTCTAAAGGATTACTTCAAACTGAAGACTTGTACAGA TATATTTTGGAAACCAGTGTGTACCCCCGAGAAGCAGAGCCCCTCAAGGAGATAAGAGATGTTACTTTTGGCCATCCAAT GGCTATAATGAGTACTGCACCGGATGCAGGTCAGCTCATAGCCATCCTCTTGAAGCTACTTAAACCCAAGAAAATAATCGAAATTGGGGTTTATACTGGATATTCTCTTCTTCTCACTGCTGGCAACATTCCTAGTGATGCCCAG ATTATCGCCATTGATCCAGATCGTGAAGCATATGAGATAGGTTTACCGGTGATTCAAAAAGCCAGAGTTGATCACAAGATAAAGTTCATAGAATCTGAGGCTCTGGCAGTTCTTGATACAATACTAGAAAAT GGTGAAAATGAAGGGCAATTTGATTATGCATACGTGGATGCAGACAAAGGAAATTACCGGAATTACCATGAGAGGCTGATGAAGCTGTTGAAAGTAGGTGGAGTCTGTGTTTACGACAACACGCTGTGGGGCGGAACGGTAGCCATGGCTGAAGAGCAGACTCCAGAGCTCATGAAAGctgaaagaaaaacaattctGGAATTCAACAAAGCACTTGCTGCTGACCCTCGAGTTCAACTTTCTCATGTTCCATTGGGTGATGGCATCTCAATCTGCAGGCgtatttattga
- the LOC123200958 gene encoding uncharacterized protein LOC123200958, with product MLQRSFKPAKCKTALKLAAARIKVLRNKRGEQVKQLKRELAKLLESGQDQTARIRVEHLVREEKTMAAYDLLGIYCELIVERLPIIESQKNCPIDLKEAISSVIFASPRCADIPELMDVRKHFTAKYGKEFVSTAVELRPNCGVSRLLVEKLSTKSPDGPTKIKILRAIAEEHNIKWNPDSFGERDSKPAEDLLSGPDTFDKVSKIPTDPFVQAPHSIDEKRPSNVHVSPRSNVNHDVPVNFQEYRARSFGHPHTDSDATEAKWSGASHPELRPTGSSNQGMEFRQSYSGNENTFSRGRQNWSMEFKDATAAAFAAAESAELASMAARAAAELSSCGHTSWQYSAESQRDTEPQTFYPATSEHHAKGPVNNALDRRNSGANYDQISSSLQDVMTGIAGKSHKYSFKSTNKSSQSASLRSVAASVDDNPLVNDLQMPHGYSLKNSSEIEQSDLFGQISLEKESCHSEVELMNKLQDSMNFESVDKFEEVKVRKQSSCAYSHSHSSTITGDHDVVSSLRGDFDENPFAINDKGFARRNSDKRSSYENASVVFDDYGSDENECKIDVNAERKGDEYGLNFSYPSKKTPIRVFSNTNAWSDRENIDDSWGKSTPGSHFLMEHNTGSVLSESITSSRVPSQPDTMLPATFDDSDVPSTESEEDLEIPKLVRSHDTSKYNVFTRTSEVTSEVPSGRNQGIKLNDESARKFGYGNVSTSQSSPRVETSQVDFNNRYDDSYNYSFDEGKLQQSQRPSRFSIGQELEDNTPTLLQAEAIVHTLTAKSSLESHNELNLENLTGGLRNKGYRYPPYVMSLSGNASSPKQRAKATSTIKESLSATVKGSIYPKGAKQDPYNREVNEETVKNPSTRSHFGSCGDDLDEELPQHTSTSGKEKCSNKDRIEENKKSSSRNQVRYVESDDDIPNQALMSKARINTGLSQKTKTSFNSGKTTVTSEASVTPDYGSDRKYPSWNFYNNETRQKTLSLNKSSGRLGSSELPRLAGQAAYKPIPELKRSSSGESLRASMKEQPSTSVPKKVTSSSPESLKTSSSSIESPSKEKASHVHPKLPDYETLTAHFRSLRQNRQ from the exons ATGCTCCAGCGGAGTTTCAAGCCTGCCAAATG CAAAACAGCTTTAAAGCTGGCGGCAGCACGTATAAAGGTATTGAGGAATAAAAGGGGAGAGCAGGTGAAGCAGTTGAAGAGAGAATTGGCTAAATTGCTGGAGTCTGGCCAGGATCAGACTGCCAGAATTCGG GTAGAACATCTTGTCAGAGAAGAGAAAACAATGGCAGCATATGATCTCCTCGGGATTTACTGTGAACTTATTGTGGAACGCTTGCCGATCATTGAGTCACAGAA AAATTGCCCCATTGACTTGAAGGAAGCAATTTCAAGTGTAATATTTGCATCTCCAAGATGTGCTGACATACCTGAACTCATGGATGTACGTAAACATTTTACTGCAAAATATGGCAAAGAGTTTGTCTCTACTGCTGTTGAACTGCGTCCAAATTGTGGTGTAAGTCGCCTG TTGGTTGAGAAATTGTCTACCAAATCACCTGATGgtccaacaaaaataaaaattttgagagcAATTGCTGAGGAACATAACATCAAGTGGAATCCTGATTCATTTGGAGAGAGAGATTCAAAGCCTGCTGAAGACTTGTTG AGTGGGCCAGATACTTTTGACAAGGTCAGTAAAATTCCAACGGATCCTTTTGTCCAAGCTCCACATAGTATTGATGAAAAAAGACCCTCGAATGTCCATGTTTCACCTAGGAGCAATGTTAATCATGATGTGCCTGTAAACTTTCAAGAATACAGAGCAAGATCATTTGGTCACCCCCATACAGATAGTGATGCCACAGAGGCGAAGTGGTCTGGTGCTTCTCATCCAGAACTGAGGCCTACAG GATCTAGTAATCAAGGGATGGAATTTAGGCAGTCGTATTCTGGAAATGAAAATACTTTTTCCCGTGGTAGGCAAAATTGGAGTATGGAGTTCAAGGATGCTACTGCTGCTGCATTTGCAGCTGCTGAATCTGCAGAACTAGCAAGTATGGCAGCCAGAGCCGCCGCAGAACTTTCAAGCTGTGGGCATACCTCGTGGCAGTACTCAGCAGAATCACAAAGAGATACAGAGCCTCAAACATTTTACCCTGCAACAAGTGAACATCATGCAAAAGGTCCTGTAAATAATGCCCTTGATAGAAGAAATTCTGGGGCCAATTATGATCAAATTTCCAGCAGTCTGCAAGATGTTATGACAGGAATTGCTGGCAAATCTCACAAATACAGTTTCAAGAGCACCAATAAATCTAGCCAGTCTGCTTCATTGAGGTCTGTTGCAGCCTCTGTTGATGATAACCCATTGGTGAATGATCTTCAAATGCCTCATGGATATTCTCTAAAGAACTCATCTGAAATTGAGCAGAGTGACCTTTTTGGTCAAATTAGCTTAGAGAAAGAGTCTTGCCATTCTGAGGTagaattaatgaataaattacaAGACAGCATGAATTTTGAGAGTGTTGACAAGTTTGAAGAAGTAAAGGTCAGAAAGCAATCTAGCTGTGCctactctcattctcattcaagCACAATTACTGGTGATCATGATGTTGTATCAAGTTTAAGGGGTGATTTTGATGAGAACCCTTTTGCTATTAATGACAAAGGATTTGCTCGAAGAAATTCTGATAAAAGAAGTTCTTATGAAAATGCTTCTGTGGTCTTTGATGATTATGGTTCGGATGAGAATGAATGCAAAATTGATGTAAATGCTGAGCGCAAGGGAGATGAATATGGTTTGAATTTCTCATATCCCAGTAAAAAAACACCTATTCGTGTGTTTTCAAATACTAATGCCTGGAGTGATAGGGAAAATATTGATGATTCATGGGGAAAATCTACCCCAGGTTCCCATTTCTTAATGGAGCACAACACTGGTTCTGTGTTATCTGAGAGTATAACTAGTTCAAGAGTTCCTTCACAACCAGATACCATGTTGCCTGCAACTTTTGATGATTCAGATGTTCCAAGTACAGAAAGTGAAGAGGATCTTGAGATACCTAAGCTTGTTAGGAGCCATGATACAAGTAAATATAACGTCTTCACCAGAACTTCTGAGGTGACCTCTGAAGTACCCTCAGGTAGAAACCAAGGAATCAAACTCAATGATGAATCGGCAAGGAAGTTTGGCTATGGTAATGTGTCCACCAGTCAGTCATCTCCCAGAGTTGAAACATCCCAAGTGGATTTTAACAACAGATATGATGATTCATACAACTACTCATTTGATGAAGGGAAGCTCCAGCAATCTCAGCGACCTTCAAGATTTTCAATAGGCCAAGAACTTGAGGACAATACTCCCACACTACTGCAAGCTGAAGCCATTGTCCATACTTTAACTGCAAAGTCTAGTCTGGAAAGTCATAACGAGTTGAACCTTGAAAATCTAACTGGTGGATTGCGAAATAAGGGTTATAGATATCCACCATATGTAATGAGCCTGTCAGGCAATGCTTCATCACCTAAACAGAGAGCCAAGGCTACTTCCACAATTAAAGAATCACTTTCTGCTACTGTCAAGGGTTCAATTTATCCCAAAGGCGCCAAACAAGATCCATACAATAGGGAAGTGAATGAAGAAACAGTTAAAAACCCGAGTACAAGATCACATTTTGGTTCTTGTGgtgatgatttagatgaagAGCTCCCACAGCACACTTCAACAAGCGGTAAAGAGAAATGCAGTAATAAAGAtagaattgaagaaaacaaaaagtcGAGCTCAAGGAACCAGGTTAGGTATGTTGAATCTGATGATGATATTCCTAATCAAGCGTTAATGAGCAAAGCTCGTATAAACACTGGATTGTCTCAAAAGACAAAAACCTCCTTTAACTCAGGGAAGACTACAGTTACTTCAGAGGCATCGGTAACTCCAGACTATGGTTCAGACAGGAAATACCCTTCATGGAATTTCTATAATAACGAAACCAGACAGAAGACCCTGTCTCTGAACAAGAGCTCAGGTCGCCTAGGAAGTTCTGAGCTGCCTAGGTTGGCAGGACAAGCTGCTTATAAACCAATTCCAGAATTGAAGAGATCATCTTCTGGGGAAAGTTTGAGGGCATCAATGAAGGAACAACCATCCACTTCTGTTCCAAAGAAGGTAACATCAAGTAGCCCTGAAAGTTTGAAGACCTCAAGTTCTAGCATTGAGAGTCCATCTAAGGAGAAAGCTAGTCATGTTCACCCAAAGCTTCCGGATTATGAAACATTAACAGCACACTTTCGGTCTCTGCGACAAAATCGCCAGTAA